The genomic window GCCACGGTGACCCAGGCCCGGGCGAACCTGCAATCGGACCGGACCAACCTTGAGAAGGCGAGCATCCGTTCCCCGATCAACGGCGTTGTGCTCAAGCGGAGCATCGAGCCGGGGCAGACTGTGGCGGCCTCCTTCACCGCTCCGACCCTCTTCACCCTCGCCGAGGACCTCGCCAAGATGGAGCTCCAGGTGGACGTGGACGAGGCGGACGTAGGGCAGGTGAAGGTGGGGCAGCAGGCGACCTTCACCGTGGACGCCTATCCCGGCCGAAAGTTCCAGGCGGTGATCACCAGGGTGAGCTACGGCTCGCAGACCAAGAACAACGTGGTCTCCTACCTCACCGTGCTGCAGGTGGATAACAGCGATCTCAGCCTGCGCCCCGGGATGACCGGGACCGCCGAGATAACCACGGTGACGCGTGACAAGGCGCTCCTTGTCCCCAACGGGGCTCTGCGCTTCACCCCGCCCGCGGCCGAAACTGCCTCGAAGAAATCGGGCGGCGTGATCGGTGCCCTCATGCCGCGCCCTCCCCAGGCCGCCCCGAAGCAGGCCGCCGTGACGACGAAGGATGGTATGCATCAGGTCTGGGTGCTCAAGGGGGGAAGACCGACCGCGGTGGAGGTGAAGACCGGCGCCAGCAACGGCAAGATGACCGAGATCGTCTCCGGCGCTTTGCAGCCCGGCATGCAGGTGATCACGGAAACCCTGGAGACGGCGAAATGAGTGCGTCTCCGCTGATCAGCCTCTCCGGCATCACCAAGACCTACGGCCGCGGCCACGCCGCCTTTCAGGCGCTGAAGGGGATCGACCTGGAGATTGACTCCGGCGACTTCCTCGCCATCATGGGGCCGAGCGGTTCGGGCAAGTCCACCACCATGAACATCCTCGGGTGCCTCGACACCCCGACGAGCGGGAGCTATCGCCTGAAGGACGTGCAGGTGGAGCGGCTCGAACGGAGCCAGCGCGCTCTTCTGCGCCGGCACTGCCTCGGCTTCGTGTTTCAAGGGTTCAACCTGCTGCCGCGCACCACCGCGCTGGAAAACGTGGAATTGCCGCTCATCTACCGGGGCGAGCCAGCCTCGTCCCGCCACGAGGCTGCCCGGGCCGCCCTGGCGCAGGTGGGGCTAAAGGGGTGGGAGTCGCACACCCCGGCAGAGCTCTCGGGAGGACAACAGCAGCGCGTCGCCATCGCCCGCGCCATCGTGACCCGTCCTGAGGTGCTTCTCGCCGACGAGCCGACCGGGAACCTCGACACCCGCACCAGCCGGGAGATCATGGAGCTGATCGTCAGCCTGAACGAGAAGCTCGGCATCACCGTGCTCATGGTAACCCACGAGCCGGATATCGCCGCCTACGCGCGGCGCGTTGTCCATTTCGTGGATGGCTTTCTCGACAGTGACGAGCGCAAAAGGGAGATTCTCTGATGTTCTGGAATACGCTTCTACTCTCCCTGCGCGCCATTCGCCGCAACCTGATGCGCTCCTTTCTCACCGTGCTTGGGATCGTCATCGGCGTCGCCGCCGTGGTGGTCATGGTAACGCTTGGTAACGGCGCCACGAAGTCTGTCTCTGACCAGATCTCCAGCATGGGTAGTAACCTCCTGATGGTGATGCCCGGTCAGCGGTTCGGGCCGGGCTCGGACGCGGCGCCCAGCTTCAAGAGTGCCGACATCGACGCCATAAAGAGCCAGATCTCCAGCGCCGAGTGGGTCGCCCCGATAACCGGCAAATCGGCCACGACGGTCTACCAGTCCAAGAACTGGCCGACGGTGGTAAGCGGCACCACCAACGACTATTTCCACGCCGGCAACTGGGAGCTTTCCGCTGGCCGGATGTTCACCGACGCGGAGGAGAGGGGAGGGAAGGCCGTCTGCGTCATCGGCGAAACGGTGCGTCAGAAGCTTTTCGGGCGCCAGAACCCGGTGGGGAGCGAGATCAGGGTCAAGGAGTTCTCCTGCGAGGTGGTGGGGGTGCTTAAATCGAAGGGACAGTCCGGGATGGGCTCGGACCAGGACGACTCCATCATCATGCCGCTAAGGACCGTGCAACGCCGCCTGACCGGAACCCAGGACGTGAGCCGCTTCACCGTCTCGGTGCGCAAGGGGGCGTCCATCGACGCCGCCACGAAACAGCTCACCCTCCTTTTACGCGAGCGGCGCAAGATCGGCGAGAACGAGGAGGACGACTTCCGGGTCATGGACACCCGGCAGATCACCCAGACGCTCACGAGTACGACAAAGATTCTCACCATGCTGCTGAGTGCCGTGGCCGCGGTGAGCCTTCTGGTCGGCGGCATCGGCATCATGAACATCATGCTGGTCTCGGTGACGGAAAGGACGCGGGAGATCGGCATCCGTCTCGCCATCGGCGCGCTGGAGCGGGAGGTGCTCCTGCAGTTCCTGGTCGAGGCGGTGGTGCTCTCAAGCATGGGCGGCATCGTGGGGATCGTCCTTGCCACGCTCTCCTCCATGGCGCTCGCCCACGCCATGAACATACCGTACATGTTTGACGTCAAGATCAACCTGTTATCCTTCTTGTTTTCTGCGGCCATTGGGGTTATCTTCGGCTATTTCCCGGCGCGCCGGGCAGCCGGTCTCAACCCCATCGACGCCCTGCGTCACGAGTGAGGCCGCCAAGCGAAGAACAAGGAAGGGAACGCTTTGCCGGCAATGAACCACGTACCGCGCCTGCTGAAACTGGCAGGCCCGATGATACTTTCCACCTCCGCAATAACCCTGATGCAGATCGTCGACGCCATCGTCCTTTCTCGGTACTCCAGCGAGGCGGTGGCGGCGATCGGTCCGTCGGGGCTCGCCGTCATCCTGTTTCAGGGCTTTCTCTTCGGCACAGCCGGGTACGCCGGGACCTTCGTCGCCCACAACCACGGCCGCGGCGATCTCGCGGGCGTGCGCAGGTCCGCCTGGCTCGGCATCCTTACCTCGCTCATCTCCGGCGTCGCGGCACTGGCGTTTGCCTGGCCGCTTGCGCAGCTCTTCCTTTTAGCCGGGCACGCCCCGCAGGTCGCGCGCGACGAGACCGCCTACTTCGGGATCTGCATGGCGGGCTCGCTCTTCCCCGTGCTCGGTTCCGCACTTGCCGGTTGGCTCTCGGGGATCGGCAGGCCCGCCCTGGTCACCGCGGTCACCTTCTTATCTTTCGTAGTCAACGCACTGCTCGCCTGGGGGCTGGTCCTCGGGGAATGGGGGCTACCGCGCCTGGGAATCGCAGGTGCCGCACTCGCCACCGTTTCCGCCCAGGCGGTCGCCGCTTTTCTTTACAGCGGCATCTTCATGGTCGCAGGAGGGTGGTCCGACCGTATCGCGCGGCGACTGGCCTGGCCGGACTTTTCACGCTTCTTGAAACTGGCCATGCCGATGGGGCTTCGCATCAGCGGCGAGCTCTGTGCCTGGACCCTTTTCCTCGTCGCCCTTGGCAGGCTCGGTACCGTGGAACTCGCCGCTTCCAGCATCGCTTTCCGCATCAACGGCATGGCCTTTTTCCCGGCTCTCGGACTCGGGCAGGCGGCAGGGGTCCTGGTGGGGCACGCACGCGGGGCAGGGGAGGACGATCAGGTTCCCGACATCGCGTCGCAGTCGCTTATCGTCTGCGAGATCTGGATGTTCGCCATGGCGGTTCTCTTCGCCACCTGCCCGGGGCCGCTCATGTCGCTTTTCGCCGGGACCGGGCCGGAAAGCGCCCGCATCATCGAGACCGGTTCGGTGATCATGAAGTTCGTCGCCTTTTACTGCCTCTTCGACGCCGCCAACGTGATGACCGGATGCGTCCTCTCTTCTGCCGGTGACACCGGTTGGGTCGCCCGTACCTTCCTCTACTGCTCGGCAGGTTTTCTCCTTTTGCTGTGGCTCATCTCCTGGCTGATCCCGAGCCTCGTCGCGGAATGGACCCTCGCCACATGTTTCGTCTTCTTCACGGCCGTGGTCTGGTCGCTGCGTTTCCGTTCCGGTGCCTGGAGATCGATACAGGTGCTGCATCAGCATCACTAGCCTGAGCTTCGCTTCCCCGTTTCCCCCGACTGATACGACACTCCTGCTATAACCCCAGATCCTCCGCTCCGGGCGAGCCGCGTCCCGGTTGCGCGGTCTTATCCGTTTCTATTTTCCTACTGTATGTGTCAGCAATGGCTCTTGCATTGCTCTGCGTGTACCAAAAAATCCCCTGCCGTTTGACATTTGACAGAGCCGATGTGACATCAAATAGTCATGTTTAAACAGCTACTTGAATTTGTATGCTTAGCGTCGCTAAAGAGGGGGTGACGTGTGTCTGGACAAAACCTACTTATATTGTCTGCAATTGTTGATATTTTTGTTGACTGCATTGGTGTGATAGGGTAAAAGGTGACTCAAGTTTTTTTGAGAGGGAATACCCGTTTCGAATCTATCCAAGAGGAAGCCAACATGACATCTGTTCCCGAAGTCGCCCCCAACGCAACCGCCCAGGAGATTCTCCGTCTCGGTGTGACCGCAGCGCAAGGCACTGTGAAGCTCGCCTGCTCGTTCTCCCTCGAGGACGTGGCCATCATCGAGCTCGCCCGGGAGGCCGGTCTGGAGGTCGGCGTCTTCGCGCTCGACACCGGCAGGCTGAATGAGGAGACCTACGAGGTGGCCGACGCCATCACGGAGCGCTACCGCATCAAGATCGACTGGTATTTTCCCCGGCACGAAGCGGTGGAAAAGCTGGAGCGCGAGAAGGGGCTCTTTTCCTTCCGCGAGTCGCTGGAGAACCGCCACGAGTGCTGCCACATCCGCAAGGTGGAGCCGCTCGGGCGTGCGCTGAAGGAGCTTTCCGGGTGGGTCACCGGCATGCGCCGTGAGCACAGCGTGACCAGGACGGACCTTAAGGCGATCGAACTGGATGCGCTGAACGGCGGCATCATCAAGATCAACCCGCTACTCGACTGGAACGAGGCCCAATTGCTGGATTTCGTACAGGAGCGCCGCCTGCCGCAGAACCGCCTTCTGAAGCAGGGGTACCGTTCCATCGGTTGCGCCCCCTGCACCAGGGCGGTTCAGCCGGGAGAGGATGCCCGCGCGGGGAGGTGGTGGTGGGAGAACCCCGAGCACAAGGAATGCGGCCTGCACCGGAGATAGACGGCGCGAGCCCGGCGCGACCGGCGCCGGTACAAAGATTCGATACGGGAAACGATATGAAGAAAAATCTGACGCACCTGCAGCAACTGGAAGCCG from Geomonas ferrireducens includes these protein-coding regions:
- a CDS encoding efflux RND transporter periplasmic adaptor subunit, translating into MQQTDGASLQNILEVRTGAWTWKRRLLIAFVAVIVVAAIAYALRPAAKETVPAFATEAVQQDTLVVKVSATGNLQPTNQVDVGSELSGMVDRVLVDDNDRVKKGQVLALLDLSKLKDAVVKSDATLAAAQAQVLQMQATTAEAKAALARYRQVSQLSGGKVPSKAEMDSAEANLKRAKANEANARATVTQARANLQSDRTNLEKASIRSPINGVVLKRSIEPGQTVAASFTAPTLFTLAEDLAKMELQVDVDEADVGQVKVGQQATFTVDAYPGRKFQAVITRVSYGSQTKNNVVSYLTVLQVDNSDLSLRPGMTGTAEITTVTRDKALLVPNGALRFTPPAAETASKKSGGVIGALMPRPPQAAPKQAAVTTKDGMHQVWVLKGGRPTAVEVKTGASNGKMTEIVSGALQPGMQVITETLETAK
- a CDS encoding ABC transporter ATP-binding protein is translated as MSASPLISLSGITKTYGRGHAAFQALKGIDLEIDSGDFLAIMGPSGSGKSTTMNILGCLDTPTSGSYRLKDVQVERLERSQRALLRRHCLGFVFQGFNLLPRTTALENVELPLIYRGEPASSRHEAARAALAQVGLKGWESHTPAELSGGQQQRVAIARAIVTRPEVLLADEPTGNLDTRTSREIMELIVSLNEKLGITVLMVTHEPDIAAYARRVVHFVDGFLDSDERKREIL
- a CDS encoding ABC transporter permease, translating into MFWNTLLLSLRAIRRNLMRSFLTVLGIVIGVAAVVVMVTLGNGATKSVSDQISSMGSNLLMVMPGQRFGPGSDAAPSFKSADIDAIKSQISSAEWVAPITGKSATTVYQSKNWPTVVSGTTNDYFHAGNWELSAGRMFTDAEERGGKAVCVIGETVRQKLFGRQNPVGSEIRVKEFSCEVVGVLKSKGQSGMGSDQDDSIIMPLRTVQRRLTGTQDVSRFTVSVRKGASIDAATKQLTLLLRERRKIGENEEDDFRVMDTRQITQTLTSTTKILTMLLSAVAAVSLLVGGIGIMNIMLVSVTERTREIGIRLAIGALEREVLLQFLVEAVVLSSMGGIVGIVLATLSSMALAHAMNIPYMFDVKINLLSFLFSAAIGVIFGYFPARRAAGLNPIDALRHE
- a CDS encoding MATE family efflux transporter; the protein is MNHVPRLLKLAGPMILSTSAITLMQIVDAIVLSRYSSEAVAAIGPSGLAVILFQGFLFGTAGYAGTFVAHNHGRGDLAGVRRSAWLGILTSLISGVAALAFAWPLAQLFLLAGHAPQVARDETAYFGICMAGSLFPVLGSALAGWLSGIGRPALVTAVTFLSFVVNALLAWGLVLGEWGLPRLGIAGAALATVSAQAVAAFLYSGIFMVAGGWSDRIARRLAWPDFSRFLKLAMPMGLRISGELCAWTLFLVALGRLGTVELAASSIAFRINGMAFFPALGLGQAAGVLVGHARGAGEDDQVPDIASQSLIVCEIWMFAMAVLFATCPGPLMSLFAGTGPESARIIETGSVIMKFVAFYCLFDAANVMTGCVLSSAGDTGWVARTFLYCSAGFLLLLWLISWLIPSLVAEWTLATCFVFFTAVVWSLRFRSGAWRSIQVLHQHH
- a CDS encoding phosphoadenylyl-sulfate reductase — translated: MQEEANMTSVPEVAPNATAQEILRLGVTAAQGTVKLACSFSLEDVAIIELAREAGLEVGVFALDTGRLNEETYEVADAITERYRIKIDWYFPRHEAVEKLEREKGLFSFRESLENRHECCHIRKVEPLGRALKELSGWVTGMRREHSVTRTDLKAIELDALNGGIIKINPLLDWNEAQLLDFVQERRLPQNRLLKQGYRSIGCAPCTRAVQPGEDARAGRWWWENPEHKECGLHRR